The following nucleotide sequence is from Metamycoplasma phocicerebrale.
AAATTTAAGTTAGCTATGTTAGTTATTATTTCTATAATTTTTTGTTCATCAATTGGGTTATTATTGTTTTTTAATTCATTTTGGTTTTTTATAACTATAAATTTATTAATTATAGCTTGATTTGCTTCTAATAATTCATCAGTTAAATTAATAGGTTTTGAATAATTTGTTGTTAGCATTAATAATTTATATGTATCCGTGCTATATTTTTTTAAAAAATCATGTGGAAAAATTAAATTACCTATTGATTTAGACATTTTTTGGTTTTTATAATTTAAGGTTCCAAAATGCATTCATTTTTTTGAAATAGGTTTTTTATATATTGAATAATGTTGAATGTTTTCATTTTCATGATGTGGAAAAATTAAATCAATTCCACCGCCATGTATATCTAGTGTTTCTCCGTTAAAGTATTTTGATATAAAACAACTACATTCAGTATGTCAACCAGGCCTACCTAAACCAAAAGGACTATCGAATTTAATTCCTTCTGTTGTTGATTTTCATAAAGCAAAGTCTTCAGGATTTTTTTTGCCATATTCATTTGATTCATCAGTAACTAAATTATCAATTTTTTGGTTGCTTACTGACCCATATATATCTTTAAATTTTCTTACATCAAAGAAAACATTACCGTCAATTTTATAGGCAGATTTATTATTTATCATTAATTGTATATATTCATACATATCTTTTAATGACTCAGTTACTTTAACAATTTTAGTAGGTTTTTGAAGATTAAAAGTATCAAATAATTCTAAATAGTACTTTGAATATTTTTCAGATATTTCTAATTCTGTTTTATTTTTTTCAATAGCTTTCTTAATAATTTTGTCATCTATATCAGTAATGTTATTTAAATAATAAATGTCTTCGCCTAAATATCTTTGAGCTCTAATCATGATATCAAAAGTTACTGTTGGTCTAAGATTTCCAATATGTGGATAGTTGTATACTGTTGGACCACATAAATAATATTTTTTTTGCATATTCATAATCATAAATTATAAGTAATTTATTGTAGTTTATTAAGAATAAGAAAATAAAATTATTTTTTTTAATATTTAACGCTATTTTAAATAATAAAAATTTTATATTTTATAATATAAGTATACAAAATATTAGGGAAAATAAGATGAGCACAGGACAAATTTTAGGAATTGTATTTGGTATATTAGGCACTTTATCAGCCATAATAATTCTTTTATTATTAGTAGGTCTTAGAGTAGTTAAAAATAGGGATTTTTTTATTATTGAAAGATTAGGTAAATATTATAAAACATGAACAAGTGGATTACATTGAAAACTATTAATCTTTGATAAGATAGTTGAAAAAAACACTTTTAAAGAAAAAGTTTTAGATTTCCCAAAACAGGATGTTATTACTAAAGATAACGTTGTTATGGAAATTGATACAGTTGTTTATTTGGAAATTTTTGATCCAAAACTATTTACATATGGAGCAGAACAACCTATGTATGCAGTTAGAAACTTGACTGCAACAACACTAAGAAATATTATAGGTAATATGGAATTAGATGAAACACTAACTTCAAGAGACATTATTAACGAAAAACTTAGAGATGTCCTTGATGAAGCCACTGATAAATGAGGAATGAAAGTTCTTCGCGTTGAATTACAAAATATTTTGCCTCCAAAAGACATAAGAAATGCTATGGAAAAGCAAATGAGGGCAGAACGGGAAAAAAGAGAAAGAATTTTAGAAGCAGAGGGAATTAAACAAAGCGAAATAACAAAAGCTGAAGGTTTCAAAATTGCAACAATATTAAAAGCTGAAGCTAAAAAGCAAGAAATAATTCTTGAAGCAGAAGCAAAAAACAAATATATGCAATTATTAAATAGTTCAGTTCCAAATGATAAAACTATTTTGCTTCAATCATTAGAAACATTAAAAAAAATAGCAAATGGTTCTAATAATACCTTAATTCTTCCATCAGAAATAACAAAAGTAACATCATTAGCTTCAATTTTTAATGAAGCACTTAAATCAAATGCTAGAACAACAAAGACTACTAAAGAAAAAGGCGACAGTAAATAGTTGCCTTTTTATATCTTTTTATTAATGTAATAAAACTAGTCAAACATTTTGAATTTTAATTATATAATTATAATATTATGAAAACGGCAAAAGATATTATTATAAGCTCAATTGAAGAAGCTTTAGAAAAATTAAAAATTAATAAAAAAGTAGTTTTAACGGAGGCAAAAAACTACGGAGACTATTCAACTAATATTGCTTTAACTTTGCAAAAAGAACTAAATAAAAAAGCAACAGAAATAGCTCAAGAAATTGTTAAAAACATTGATTTAAATAAATATAAAGAAATTTCAGAAATTAAAGTCGCAGAACCAGGCTTTATTAATTTTTGAGTATCTAATTCTGTTATATCAGATACTATAAATCTAATTAATAAACTAGGTTCAGAATATGGAAACGGTTCTAAAGAAAATAAAGGAAAAATAAATATAGAGTTTGTTTCTGCAAATCCAACTGGTTATTTGCATATAGGTCATGCAAGAAATGCTGCAATTGGCGCAACACTGTCAAACATATTAGAAAAAGCCGGTCATAAAGTTGTTAGAGAATATCTTGTAAATGATTATGGAAATCAAATGAATAAATTAGCTATTTCTATTTATTCAAGATATCAACAAATATTTGATAAAAAATATGAACTACCTGAAGATGCATATAGAGGTGGAGATATTATAGAATTTGCTCAAGCATTTTTTGAAAAATATAAAGAACAATTTAAAGGTGCTGAATATACACCAGAATTAGAAAAATTATTTAGACAATTTGGTAGAGAATTTGCTTTAAAAAATATTGAAGAAGATTTAAAAAAATTTGGAGTGTGATTTGATTTATATACATCAGAAAAAGCTCAATATGAAAAAGATTTAGTTTGACCTGCAATTAGAAGATTGAAAACTACATATAAAAAAGATGGAGCCACTTGATTGCAAACCACAAAAGGCGGCAAGGACGATAAAGACCGTGTAATTATTAAAACTAACGGTGATTCAACTTATTTATGTGCCGATATAGCTTATCATGAACAAAAATTTAGACAATTAGAAGACCCGGAAAAAGGAATTATAATTGATGTTTGAGGAGCTGATCACTCTGGATATGTTGAACGTGTTAAGTTTGCTTTTGAAGATTTGGGTTATAGAAGAGATCAATTAGAAATAATTTTATTTCAATTGATTAGAGTTATGAAGGATGGCAAAGAAATTAAAATGTCTAAGCGTCTTGGAACATCTTTAACCTTAAGAGAATTAATGGA
It contains:
- the cysS gene encoding cysteine--tRNA ligase, with the protein product MNMQKKYYLCGPTVYNYPHIGNLRPTVTFDIMIRAQRYLGEDIYYLNNITDIDDKIIKKAIEKNKTELEISEKYSKYYLELFDTFNLQKPTKIVKVTESLKDMYEYIQLMINNKSAYKIDGNVFFDVRKFKDIYGSVSNQKIDNLVTDESNEYGKKNPEDFALWKSTTEGIKFDSPFGLGRPGWHTECSCFISKYFNGETLDIHGGGIDLIFPHHENENIQHYSIYKKPISKKWMHFGTLNYKNQKMSKSIGNLIFPHDFLKKYSTDTYKLLMLTTNYSKPINLTDELLEANQAIINKFIVIKNQNELKNNNNPIDEQKIIEIITNIANLNFSEAYKEIIKLSKQEKDANTFIKTLSILGFIFTKNKLNKEDIEIYKKWQKLIKDKDYEQADSIRDELKKRNII
- a CDS encoding SPFH domain-containing protein: MSTGQILGIVFGILGTLSAIIILLLLVGLRVVKNRDFFIIERLGKYYKTWTSGLHWKLLIFDKIVEKNTFKEKVLDFPKQDVITKDNVVMEIDTVVYLEIFDPKLFTYGAEQPMYAVRNLTATTLRNIIGNMELDETLTSRDIINEKLRDVLDEATDKWGMKVLRVELQNILPPKDIRNAMEKQMRAEREKRERILEAEGIKQSEITKAEGFKIATILKAEAKKQEIILEAEAKNKYMQLLNSSVPNDKTILLQSLETLKKIANGSNNTLILPSEITKVTSLASIFNEALKSNARTTKTTKEKGDSK
- the argS gene encoding arginine--tRNA ligase — protein: MKTAKDIIISSIEEALEKLKINKKVVLTEAKNYGDYSTNIALTLQKELNKKATEIAQEIVKNIDLNKYKEISEIKVAEPGFINFWVSNSVISDTINLINKLGSEYGNGSKENKGKINIEFVSANPTGYLHIGHARNAAIGATLSNILEKAGHKVVREYLVNDYGNQMNKLAISIYSRYQQIFDKKYELPEDAYRGGDIIEFAQAFFEKYKEQFKGAEYTPELEKLFRQFGREFALKNIEEDLKKFGVWFDLYTSEKAQYEKDLVWPAIRRLKTTYKKDGATWLQTTKGGKDDKDRVIIKTNGDSTYLCADIAYHEQKFRQLEDPEKGIIIDVWGADHSGYVERVKFAFEDLGYRRDQLEIILFQLIRVMKDGKEIKMSKRLGTSLTLRELMDEVGKDAIRFFLIERSYNSKIDFDIKKVTSSDETNSMYIIKYAHARCVQLLQKLSYKNPQAKDLSDEYSQKLVAELKEYPDLISTMAKTYKVNLLPPYLLKLAGAFNSFYSNVKVIDSKNEESYAALVLAVKNVLADAMKLMDLDIPERM